The Clostridia bacterium sequence GTCAGAAAACTCTTTTTCCACCGCCATAATGCGCTCGGCGGCGTAAATATATTCCTTTCCCACCTCGGTCGGCACTACACGGCTTCCCGTTCTTTCAAACAAATCCGCCCCTAACCGCTTTTCGATATTCTTGATTGCAACACTTAAAGATGGTTGCGAAATAAAAAGCTTTTCTGCCGCCTTGGTAAAGCTTTGCGCCTTATACACCTGATACACATAATTGTATTTGCTGAACACAAAAAATCACTCCATAGTTTTTTTCTATCAAAATTATATATTTAAAGTATTTGACTATATTATACCATGCGATTATAATAAAATCAATACATTACAGGAGTGATTTTATGCAAAACAAATGGATTCAGTACCCAACCCTTACTCTTTCGGCTTCCCTTTCTGCTGTGAATTACGCAATTTTTGTGTTTCCGAACAGCTTTGCCCCGGCAGGTATAGACGGTATTTGTACCATGATACAGGACCTTTCCGGCATCAGCATCGGTTATCTTTCCCTGCTGATGAATCTTCCGCTTTTGCTCTGCGCCTTTTTCGTGCTGAGCAGAGACTTTGCCGTAAAAACAAGTCTGTACGTTCTGGTATTTTCCGTTACCTCTGTTTTACTGCATCACCTCAATTTGTCTTCCTTTTATTATATAACCGGCACCGGCACAAGCATCGTGCTGGCACCCATTGTGGCAGGCGTGATACGCGGACTTCTTTACTATGTCACCCTTAAGCTTAATGGCTCGGGAGGCGGTACGGACATTGTCGCCGCCCTTATCAAGCACAAAA is a genomic window containing:
- a CDS encoding YitT family protein; amino-acid sequence: MQNKWIQYPTLTLSASLSAVNYAIFVFPNSFAPAGIDGICTMIQDLSGISIGYLSLLMNLPLLLCAFFVLSRDFAVKTSLYVLVFSVTSVLLHHLNLSSFYYITGTGTSIVLAPIVAGVIRGLLYYVTLKLNGSGGGTDIVAALIKHKKPHLDLMHVIFIVNLLIALCSYFVYGMNIEPVICSILYSFVTTIIRNSLQSTATESVKFEIITPKAQQLCQSLSEQFHLSATIINAKGSYSGLSTQMVVCVVNKKNVPYVEDILLNSEDCVVFKSTVGNTLSGLSYK